A genomic region of Sideroxydans sp. CL21 contains the following coding sequences:
- a CDS encoding FAD-dependent oxidoreductase has translation MSRIVILGAGIAGHTAARYLNKWVGKQHEIVVVSPNSKWNWIPSNIWVGVGQMTEKDVTFDLAELYGKTNVDFRQAKALSIHPEGNAENAMPFVTVEYTNPAKTGVQEKITYDFLVNATGPKLNFGATEGLGPDHGHTVSVCTVGHAQEANHKLQACIDAMRKGERKTIVIGTGHGMCTCQGAAFEYIYNVDHVLREAGVRDKARIVWLSNEYELGDFGMGGVHIKRGGYITNGKTFAESLMVERGIEWITRAHVKKVEAGKIHYETMDGQFHELGFDFSMLIPPFAGVGLKAFNKADEDITSQVFAPNGFMKVDADYTQRPFMEWSAKDWPRTYQTPAYRNIFAVGIAFAPPHLISKPMQSANGTAINPTAPRTGMPSAAMAKAVAMSIRDMLNGAEKPTHTASMAEMGAACVASTGSHIFKGTAAAMTVFPVVPDYEKYPEFGRDINLTFGEIGLAGHWMKYLLHHAFIYQAKLRPGWSFIPD, from the coding sequence ATGTCGCGAATCGTAATTCTGGGCGCGGGTATAGCCGGGCATACCGCCGCCAGATACCTCAATAAATGGGTAGGCAAGCAGCACGAAATCGTTGTGGTTTCGCCAAATTCAAAGTGGAACTGGATACCCTCCAATATCTGGGTGGGTGTGGGCCAGATGACCGAGAAAGATGTCACTTTTGACCTCGCCGAGTTGTACGGCAAAACCAATGTGGATTTTCGCCAAGCCAAGGCGCTGTCGATCCATCCGGAAGGCAATGCGGAAAATGCCATGCCTTTTGTCACGGTTGAGTACACCAATCCGGCCAAGACCGGTGTGCAGGAAAAGATCACTTACGATTTTCTGGTGAACGCCACCGGACCCAAGCTGAATTTTGGCGCTACCGAAGGTCTGGGGCCCGACCACGGGCACACTGTTTCCGTTTGCACGGTTGGCCATGCACAGGAAGCCAACCATAAACTGCAGGCCTGCATCGATGCGATGCGCAAGGGTGAACGCAAAACCATCGTAATCGGCACCGGACACGGGATGTGCACCTGCCAGGGCGCCGCGTTCGAGTATATCTACAACGTGGACCATGTACTGCGCGAGGCCGGCGTTCGCGACAAGGCGCGCATCGTCTGGCTCAGCAACGAATATGAGCTGGGCGATTTCGGTATGGGCGGCGTGCATATCAAGCGCGGCGGATACATCACCAACGGCAAGACCTTCGCCGAATCGCTGATGGTTGAGCGCGGCATCGAATGGATCACCCGCGCGCACGTCAAGAAAGTCGAAGCAGGGAAGATTCATTATGAAACGATGGACGGCCAGTTCCATGAACTGGGATTCGACTTCTCCATGCTGATCCCTCCCTTTGCAGGCGTGGGATTGAAAGCGTTCAACAAGGCTGACGAAGACATCACCAGCCAGGTGTTCGCGCCCAACGGTTTCATGAAGGTGGATGCCGACTACACCCAGCGCCCGTTCATGGAATGGAGTGCAAAGGATTGGCCCAGGACTTACCAGACACCGGCATATCGCAATATCTTCGCGGTCGGTATCGCTTTCGCGCCACCCCACCTGATCAGCAAGCCGATGCAAAGTGCCAATGGAACCGCAATCAATCCTACGGCGCCGCGAACCGGCATGCCCTCGGCCGCCATGGCCAAAGCCGTGGCCATGAGTATTCGAGACATGCTGAATGGTGCCGAGAAGCCCACCCACACCGCCTCAATGGCTGAAATGGGCGCAGCGTGCGTTGCTTCCACCGGATCGCACATTTTCAAGGGAACCGCGGCAGCCATGACCGTATTTCCGGTTGTACCGGACTACGAGAAATATCCGGAATTCGGTCGCGACATCAACCTGACCTTCGGCGAAATCGGCCTGGCAGGCCACTGGATGAAGTACCTGCTGCATCATGCCTTCATCTATCAAGCCAAGCTGCGTCCGGGCTGGTCGTTTATACCGGATTGA
- a CDS encoding AbrB/MazE/SpoVT family DNA-binding domain-containing protein, producing the protein MTTDATLTSKGQTTIPKEIRDRLHMKAGDRMTFTLMPDSTVVMRVKSKSAADLAGMLHKKGRKPVPIEQLSR; encoded by the coding sequence ATGACAACCGATGCAACACTTACCAGCAAGGGCCAAACGACAATTCCAAAGGAAATCCGGGATAGGCTTCACATGAAGGCCGGAGACCGAATGACCTTCACGTTGATGCCTGATTCTACCGTCGTCATGCGAGTGAAAAGCAAAAGCGCTGCCGACCTGGCAGGCATGCTGCACAAGAAGGGACGGAAGCCTGTTCCTATTGAGCAATTGTCACGCTAA
- a CDS encoding 3'-5' exonuclease, protein MKKVAPTKPEISLLEPFDGLTLERIHVPMSAEEFAAATAEIKAAGIVGFDTESRPTFVTGDISEGPHVVQFSLHNKAYLFQVHRTEGLPYLIELLQSAQIIKVGFGLKSDSGQIFSKLGVKFGGVVDLNTVFRMNGYQKEIGVRTAVGLVFNQRFAKSKKATTSNWSQPQLTPQQMLYAANDAYAALKVLAALNLPREDLPIMGLRAESD, encoded by the coding sequence ATGAAAAAAGTCGCCCCGACCAAGCCCGAGATCTCGCTGCTGGAACCGTTTGACGGTCTCACGCTGGAACGCATCCATGTCCCGATGAGCGCTGAAGAGTTTGCCGCAGCCACTGCCGAAATCAAGGCTGCGGGCATCGTTGGCTTCGATACGGAATCCAGGCCAACGTTTGTCACGGGCGATATCAGTGAAGGGCCGCACGTTGTGCAGTTTTCCCTGCACAACAAGGCCTACCTGTTTCAGGTGCACCGAACCGAGGGACTGCCGTACCTGATCGAGCTGTTGCAATCGGCTCAGATCATCAAGGTTGGCTTCGGACTTAAATCGGATAGCGGACAGATCTTTTCAAAACTGGGCGTCAAGTTTGGCGGGGTGGTGGATCTCAATACGGTGTTCCGCATGAACGGCTACCAGAAAGAAATCGGCGTCCGTACCGCAGTGGGATTGGTCTTCAATCAGCGCTTTGCCAAGTCGAAGAAGGCCACGACCTCCAATTGGTCGCAGCCTCAACTCACCCCGCAGCAAATGCTCTACGCGGCAAACGATGCCTACGCGGCGCTCAAAGTGCTGGCGGCACTCAACCTGCCCCGCGAGGATTTGCCCATCATGGGTTTGCGGGCTGAGTCTGATTGA
- a CDS encoding AMP-binding protein — protein MKTITKLFEASVAKFSNNIYLWEKQNGKYEGTTYKQTYDFVYKFGAGLTALGLQKGDRVGLISEGRNAWIISELGILYAGGINVPLSVKLDSIAEFKFRLLHSGCKIIIVSKGQTAKVEEIRSELPDLEIVIYLDGKESSGLNDYSYDQVLDLGVEFLKTSKEKFEAICQNIQPNDVANISYTSGTTSDPKGIMLSHLNYVANVLQADTLMSVQEDCKTLAFLPWDHAFAHTVCLYCFMYNGASVASLEIGKTSAETLKNIPKNIKEIQPNILMSVPAVARNFRKGIEAEIRKKGPAVEILFKHALKIAYEYHGSGWKRNPGAVAVYKPLLWLYDKILFSKIRESFGNKLELFIGGGALLDVELQRFFYALGIPMCQGYGLSEAAPCISSNVPDAIKFGTSGRLVKNLDLKICDPDNNQLPQGEIGEIVVRGDNVMLGYWNNPKSTAETLRDGWLYTGDRGFMDSDGFLHVLGRFKSLLIGSDGEKYSPEGIEEALIEQSPYIDQCMLFNNQNAYTSGMIVPNMPAINREIEKRGLQPGTDEALNEALRIIQHEVDAYKSGGKFAYSFPERWLPSTIVILPEAFTPQNQLLNSTMKMVRGKITEYFKSELEFLYTSEAKSIINKMNVEALKKWQVKDND, from the coding sequence ATGAAAACAATTACCAAACTGTTTGAAGCCAGTGTTGCAAAATTTTCAAACAACATTTACCTGTGGGAAAAGCAAAACGGTAAATATGAGGGAACTACGTATAAGCAAACATATGATTTCGTATATAAGTTTGGTGCGGGATTAACGGCTCTTGGTCTTCAGAAAGGTGATCGTGTAGGATTGATTTCAGAGGGCCGCAATGCGTGGATTATTTCAGAACTAGGAATTCTTTATGCCGGCGGTATTAATGTTCCATTGTCGGTTAAGCTCGATTCAATTGCTGAATTCAAATTCAGATTGCTGCATTCAGGATGCAAAATAATTATCGTTTCAAAAGGTCAGACTGCAAAAGTAGAAGAAATCCGGAGCGAGTTGCCTGATCTCGAGATAGTAATTTACTTGGACGGAAAAGAATCTTCAGGCTTGAATGACTATTCTTACGATCAGGTTTTGGATTTAGGCGTTGAATTCCTAAAGACAAGCAAAGAAAAGTTTGAGGCCATTTGCCAAAATATTCAACCCAACGATGTTGCCAATATTTCATACACCTCAGGAACGACATCCGATCCAAAAGGAATAATGCTCTCGCACCTGAATTATGTGGCGAATGTGTTACAGGCAGACACCTTAATGAGCGTTCAGGAAGACTGTAAAACACTGGCATTTCTCCCCTGGGATCACGCGTTTGCACATACCGTCTGTTTGTATTGTTTCATGTACAACGGGGCAAGTGTTGCATCGCTTGAAATAGGTAAGACATCTGCGGAAACCCTGAAAAACATCCCAAAAAATATAAAGGAAATTCAGCCAAATATTCTGATGAGCGTTCCAGCTGTTGCAAGAAATTTCAGGAAAGGTATTGAGGCCGAAATCAGGAAGAAAGGACCGGCTGTAGAAATACTCTTCAAACACGCCCTGAAAATAGCCTACGAATACCACGGGTCAGGATGGAAGCGGAACCCCGGTGCAGTGGCCGTTTATAAACCACTATTGTGGCTATACGATAAAATCCTGTTCAGTAAAATTCGCGAAAGCTTTGGAAACAAACTCGAATTGTTTATTGGTGGCGGCGCCTTACTTGATGTTGAATTGCAACGGTTTTTCTATGCCCTTGGAATCCCGATGTGCCAAGGTTATGGCTTATCCGAAGCGGCCCCCTGCATTTCCTCCAATGTGCCCGATGCGATCAAATTCGGCACGTCCGGGCGATTGGTCAAAAATCTTGACCTGAAAATCTGCGATCCGGATAACAATCAGCTACCACAAGGCGAGATAGGAGAAATCGTTGTAAGAGGCGATAACGTGATGCTTGGATACTGGAATAACCCTAAATCGACAGCTGAAACACTTAGGGATGGGTGGCTATACACCGGCGACAGGGGTTTTATGGATAGCGACGGTTTCCTGCATGTTCTGGGCCGGTTTAAAAGTCTGCTGATAGGAAGCGACGGCGAAAAATACAGTCCTGAAGGAATCGAAGAAGCCTTGATTGAACAATCGCCGTACATTGATCAATGTATGCTTTTCAATAACCAGAATGCATACACCTCCGGAATGATTGTACCCAACATGCCTGCAATTAATCGTGAAATTGAAAAACGCGGTTTGCAACCCGGAACGGATGAAGCATTGAATGAAGCCCTAAGAATTATCCAGCATGAAGTGGATGCCTATAAATCAGGGGGTAAGTTTGCATATTCATTTCCAGAGCGCTGGCTTCCCTCCACCATTGTCATCTTGCCTGAAGCATTCACGCCGCAAAATCAATTGCTTAACTCGACCATGAAAATGGTGCGCGGAAAAATTACTGAGTACTTTAAGTCTGAACTGGAATTTTTATACACATCTGAAGCAAAAAGCATTATTAACAAAATGAATGTGGAAGCTTTGAAAAAATGGCAAGTGAAAGACAATGACTAA
- a CDS encoding type II toxin-antitoxin system VapC family toxin produces MLGIDTNVLVRFLVRDDETQFEKARKLIRREVAAGRSVFVNQFVLMETEWVLRSRYTVPKNQIIEAISGLLDATDIQFENEPTVEKALFMWKDTNADFADCLIGAKNRHLGCRSTATFDVKASHLPGFIAA; encoded by the coding sequence ATGCTTGGAATTGACACCAACGTCCTCGTTCGTTTTTTGGTTCGAGACGACGAAACCCAGTTTGAGAAGGCTCGCAAGCTGATCAGGCGTGAAGTTGCGGCAGGTCGCAGCGTTTTCGTAAACCAATTTGTTCTCATGGAAACCGAATGGGTGTTACGTAGCCGATATACCGTACCCAAGAATCAGATCATCGAAGCCATTTCCGGCTTGCTCGATGCGACCGATATTCAATTTGAAAATGAGCCGACCGTTGAGAAGGCTCTTTTCATGTGGAAAGATACAAATGCCGACTTTGCTGATTGCCTGATTGGCGCAAAGAATCGACATCTAGGATGTCGATCAACAGCGACCTTCGACGTAAAGGCTTCTCATTTGCCAGGCTTTATTGCTGCCTAA